One window from the genome of Amycolatopsis sp. NBC_01480 encodes:
- the cobO gene encoding cob(I)yrinic acid a,c-diamide adenosyltransferase: MPQGKPAVVPEDGLTTRQRRNRPLLVVHTGEMKGKSTAAFGMALRAWNQGWSIGVFQFVKSAKWRVGEEAAFRALGKLHEETGEGGAVDWHKMGEGWSWTRKSGTEEDHAANGREGWAEIKRCLAAEKYDFYVLDEFSYLLKWGWLEVDDVVSTLVSRPGHQHVVITGRNAPPELIEAADLVTEMTKIKHPMDAGQKGQRGIEW; the protein is encoded by the coding sequence ATGCCACAAGGGAAACCCGCCGTCGTCCCGGAGGACGGGCTCACCACGCGCCAGCGCCGCAACCGGCCGCTGCTCGTGGTGCACACCGGCGAGATGAAGGGCAAGTCGACCGCCGCGTTCGGCATGGCGCTGCGCGCGTGGAACCAGGGCTGGTCGATCGGGGTGTTCCAGTTCGTGAAGTCGGCGAAGTGGCGCGTCGGCGAGGAAGCCGCGTTCCGCGCGCTCGGGAAGCTGCACGAAGAGACCGGCGAGGGCGGCGCGGTCGACTGGCACAAGATGGGCGAGGGCTGGAGCTGGACGCGCAAGTCCGGCACCGAGGAGGACCACGCGGCGAACGGCCGTGAGGGCTGGGCGGAGATCAAGCGCTGCCTGGCCGCGGAGAAGTACGACTTCTACGTGCTCGACGAGTTCAGCTACCTGCTCAAATGGGGCTGGCTCGAGGTGGACGACGTGGTGTCCACTTTGGTCTCGCGGCCCGGCCACCAGCACGTGGTGATCACCGGCCGGAACGCCCCGCCCGAGCTGATCGAGGCCGCGGACCTGGTCACCGAGATGACCAAGATCAAGCACCCGATGGACGCCGGGCAGAAGGGGCAGCGGGGGATCGAGTGGTAG
- a CDS encoding putative cobaltochelatase, with translation MKPYPFTAVVGMPDLRLALVLSSISPAVGGVLVRGEKGTAKSTMVRALAVLLPSVDVVDGCRFSCDPAAPDPLCPDGPHAADAAAHRRPARLVELPVGAAEDRVVGSLNLEKALAEGVTDYQPGLLAAAHRGLLYVDEVNLLHDHLVDTLLDAAAMGRATVEREGVSVSHAARFVLIGTMNPEEGELRPQLLDRFGLTVEVASSRDPELRVEVVRRRLAYEADPDGFAAGYAEEDASLAADIEAAQRLLPAVKLPDDALRQIAEVCASFEVDGMRADIVTARTAVAHAAWAGRDEVTTDDIRVAARLALPHRRRRNPFDAPGISEEQLEQALEDAQPPSGPEDNGPEDNGPEDDGPGSGSAPPAESDQAPGEGAQQPQPGNGDGPGKQNTVGAGDTFRARVFRVKGTGEGERGRRSRAITDSGRTIGVQPPSVRDGRPHLVATVRAAAPHQRSRGRSGPGLKVRTQDLRFALREEREGNLVLFCVDASGSMGARTRMREVKTAVLSLLMDAYQRRDKVGLVTFRGDSAELALPPTISVDAAASRLEGLPTGGRTPLAEGLLEAERVLRVEAIRDPRRRPLLVVVTDGRATSGADAVARSQAAAGLLAGVTAIVMDCESGRMRLGLAGELAGHLGAEHVPLADVAAESLASAVRARTGRAA, from the coding sequence TTGAAGCCGTACCCGTTCACCGCCGTCGTCGGGATGCCGGACCTGCGCCTGGCGCTGGTGTTGTCCTCGATCTCGCCCGCTGTGGGCGGGGTGCTCGTGCGGGGTGAGAAGGGCACGGCGAAGTCGACGATGGTGCGGGCGCTGGCGGTCCTGCTGCCGAGTGTCGACGTCGTGGACGGCTGTCGTTTCTCGTGTGACCCGGCCGCGCCGGACCCGCTGTGCCCGGACGGCCCGCACGCGGCTGACGCGGCGGCGCACCGGCGGCCCGCGCGGCTGGTGGAGCTGCCCGTCGGCGCGGCCGAGGACCGGGTGGTCGGCTCGCTGAACCTGGAGAAGGCGCTGGCCGAGGGCGTCACGGACTACCAGCCGGGCCTGCTCGCCGCCGCGCACCGCGGCCTGCTGTACGTGGACGAGGTCAACCTCTTGCACGACCACCTGGTGGACACCCTGCTCGACGCCGCCGCGATGGGGCGCGCGACGGTGGAACGCGAGGGCGTGTCCGTCTCGCACGCTGCGCGGTTCGTGCTGATCGGCACGATGAACCCGGAGGAGGGCGAGCTGCGGCCGCAGCTGCTGGACCGGTTCGGGCTGACCGTCGAGGTCGCGTCCAGCCGGGACCCGGAGTTACGCGTCGAGGTCGTCCGCCGTCGTCTCGCCTACGAAGCGGATCCGGACGGCTTCGCGGCGGGCTACGCGGAGGAAGACGCTTCGCTGGCCGCGGACATCGAAGCGGCACAACGCCTTCTGCCCGCCGTGAAGCTGCCCGACGACGCGCTGCGGCAGATCGCCGAGGTGTGCGCGTCGTTCGAGGTGGACGGCATGCGGGCCGACATCGTCACGGCGCGCACGGCCGTCGCGCACGCCGCCTGGGCCGGCCGCGACGAGGTGACCACCGACGACATCCGCGTCGCCGCGCGGCTCGCGCTGCCTCATCGTCGGCGGCGCAACCCCTTCGACGCGCCGGGGATTTCCGAGGAACAGCTGGAGCAGGCGCTGGAAGACGCGCAGCCGCCGTCTGGTCCGGAAGACAATGGTCCGGAAGACAATGGCCCCGAAGACGACGGCCCCGGCTCGGGCTCGGCGCCGCCCGCGGAGTCGGACCAGGCGCCGGGCGAGGGCGCTCAGCAACCCCAGCCCGGAAACGGTGACGGGCCCGGGAAACAGAACACGGTCGGCGCCGGGGACACGTTCCGCGCCCGCGTGTTCCGAGTCAAGGGCACCGGTGAGGGCGAGCGCGGCCGCCGGTCGCGGGCGATCACGGACAGCGGGCGCACGATCGGCGTCCAGCCGCCGAGTGTCCGCGACGGCCGGCCGCACCTGGTGGCGACCGTGCGCGCGGCGGCTCCGCACCAGCGTTCGCGAGGCCGCAGCGGCCCGGGCCTGAAGGTGCGTACGCAGGACTTGCGGTTCGCATTGCGCGAAGAGCGCGAAGGAAACCTCGTGCTCTTCTGCGTCGACGCGTCCGGCTCGATGGGCGCGCGGACGCGGATGCGCGAAGTGAAGACGGCGGTCCTGTCGTTGCTGATGGACGCTTACCAACGGCGGGACAAGGTCGGCCTGGTGACGTTCCGTGGTGACTCGGCCGAGCTGGCGCTGCCGCCGACGATCAGCGTCGACGCCGCCGCGTCCCGGCTCGAAGGCCTGCCGACGGGCGGCCGCACGCCGCTCGCCGAAGGACTGCTGGAGGCCGAGCGGGTGCTGCGCGTGGAAGCGATCCGCGACCCGCGCCGTCGCCCGCTGCTGGTGGTGGTCACCGACGGGCGGGCGACCAGCGGGGCGGACGCCGTCGCGCGCTCGCAGGCCGCGGCCGGGCTGCTCGCCGGCGTGACCGCGATCGTGATGGACTGCGAGAGCGGGCGGATGCGGCTCGGGCTCGCGGGGGAACTGGCCGGGCATCTCGGGGCCGAGCACGTGCCGCTGGCGGACGTCGCCGCGGAGTCGCTCGCGTCGGCGGTGCGCGCGCGAACCGGGAGGGCTGCCTGA
- the cbiE gene encoding precorrin-6y C5,15-methyltransferase (decarboxylating) subunit CbiE, whose amino-acid sequence MVVGIGADGWSGLSSSARETVLTADVVLGAPRQLASLPEEVRTQPWPSPLLPALDDVLAEHSGQRICVLASGDPLLSGIGTTLRDRGHEIEVLPSLSSVTLARARLGWSAEETEVVTVVGRAVSRVTRALAPRRKVLVLGASATDLRDLLKARGYATTTLTALENLGAETEQIADGWTHDPGPLTVFALDCAGPALPLTGLPDDAFEHDGQLTKRDLRASALAHLAPSPGELLWDVGAGAGSIGVEWSRAHPLNRAIAIERDPARAERITRNADTLGVPELRVVTGPAPDVLAGLPKPDAVFIGGGLTVPGLLDACLGTGARIVAHGVTLEAEQVLARAYAEHGGELQRITVEHAKPLGGFTGWTPSRTVTQWSWQKDS is encoded by the coding sequence ATCGTGGTCGGCATCGGGGCCGACGGCTGGTCAGGGCTCTCCAGCTCAGCTCGGGAAACCGTGCTTACGGCCGACGTCGTGCTGGGCGCGCCCAGGCAGCTGGCCTCGCTGCCGGAAGAGGTCCGCACCCAACCGTGGCCCAGTCCCCTGCTGCCCGCACTCGACGACGTCCTCGCCGAGCACTCGGGGCAGCGGATCTGCGTCCTGGCCAGCGGCGACCCCCTGCTCTCGGGCATCGGCACCACCCTGCGGGACCGCGGTCACGAGATCGAAGTCCTGCCCTCGCTGTCCTCGGTGACGCTGGCCCGCGCCCGCCTCGGCTGGTCGGCCGAAGAAACCGAGGTGGTCACCGTTGTCGGCCGCGCGGTGTCACGGGTCACCCGCGCACTCGCGCCCCGACGCAAAGTGCTCGTACTCGGCGCAAGCGCGACCGACCTGCGTGACCTGCTCAAAGCCCGCGGTTACGCCACCACCACACTGACCGCCCTGGAAAACCTGGGCGCCGAAACCGAGCAGATCGCCGACGGCTGGACGCACGACCCCGGCCCCCTCACCGTGTTCGCCCTCGACTGCGCCGGCCCCGCACTCCCCCTCACCGGCCTGCCCGACGACGCCTTCGAGCACGACGGCCAGCTCACCAAACGCGACCTCCGCGCGTCCGCCCTCGCCCACCTCGCGCCGAGCCCCGGCGAGCTGCTCTGGGACGTCGGCGCGGGCGCGGGCAGCATCGGCGTCGAATGGTCCCGCGCGCACCCGCTGAACCGCGCCATCGCGATCGAGCGCGACCCGGCGCGGGCCGAACGCATCACGCGCAACGCGGACACGCTCGGAGTGCCCGAACTCCGCGTGGTCACCGGCCCTGCCCCGGACGTACTCGCCGGGCTGCCGAAGCCGGACGCCGTGTTCATCGGCGGCGGCCTCACCGTCCCCGGCCTGCTCGACGCGTGCCTCGGCACCGGCGCGCGGATCGTCGCGCACGGCGTGACGCTCGAAGCCGAGCAGGTGCTCGCCCGCGCGTACGCGGAGCACGGCGGCGAGCTGCAACGGATCACCGTCGAACACGCGAAGCCGCTCGGCGGGTTCACCGGCTGGACCCCTTCGCGCACCGTCACCCAGTGGTCTTGGCAGAAGGACTCGTGA
- the cobM gene encoding precorrin-4 C(11)-methyltransferase → MTVYFIGAGPGAADLITVRGRDRLARCGVCLYPGSMTPTDLLEYCPPEAERIDTAGLSLDEIAAKLVDAHRAGHDVARLCSGDPSLYSAVAEQMRRLDLAEVPYDVIPGVPAFAASAAVLRRELTVPEIGQSLVITRAQARSTAMPGGETLANFARSGATLALHLAINHVERVAAELAGSYGADCPAAIVALASQPGETVVRGTLADIAAQAREAGLTRAATIFVGRVLAAEGFPDSFLYSSTRDRASQPESL, encoded by the coding sequence ATGACCGTCTACTTCATCGGCGCGGGCCCCGGCGCGGCGGACCTGATCACCGTCCGCGGCCGCGACAGGCTCGCGCGCTGCGGCGTCTGCCTCTACCCCGGCAGCATGACGCCGACGGACCTGTTGGAGTACTGCCCTCCGGAGGCAGAGCGCATTGACACCGCCGGCCTGAGCCTCGACGAAATCGCGGCGAAGCTCGTCGACGCGCACCGCGCGGGCCACGACGTCGCCCGCCTCTGTTCGGGCGATCCTTCGCTCTACAGCGCGGTCGCGGAACAGATGCGGCGCCTCGACCTGGCCGAAGTGCCGTACGACGTGATCCCCGGCGTGCCTGCCTTCGCCGCCTCGGCCGCCGTCCTCCGCCGTGAACTGACCGTGCCGGAGATCGGCCAGAGCCTGGTGATCACCCGGGCGCAGGCGCGGTCCACCGCCATGCCCGGCGGCGAGACGCTGGCCAACTTCGCCCGCAGCGGCGCCACTCTCGCACTGCACCTGGCGATCAACCACGTCGAGCGGGTGGCCGCCGAGCTGGCCGGGTCCTACGGCGCGGACTGCCCGGCGGCGATCGTCGCGCTGGCCAGCCAGCCGGGCGAGACGGTGGTGCGCGGCACGCTCGCCGACATCGCCGCGCAAGCCCGGGAGGCCGGGCTGACGCGGGCGGCCACCATCTTCGTCGGCCGGGTGCTCGCGGCCGAAGGATTTCCCGACAGCTTCCTGTATTCGAGCACCCGTGACCGCGCGAGCCAACCGGAGTCGTTGTGA
- a CDS encoding Gfo/Idh/MocA family protein: MTNLRWGLLAAGTIAAEFAAGVEQSRHGVLGAVAARSASRAREFATRFEIPKAYGGYEDLLADPDIDAVYIATPHPMHAEWAIRAAEAGKHVLCEKPLTVTAPEAEKVIDAARRNDVFLMEAFMYRLHPQTRRLAELISCGAIGEVRAVDVTFSYDYDAERLGDPALGGGGILDVGCYCTSLARLVAQAATGEAVVEPTTVTGMARLSERGVDEYAMGLFRLPGGIIAQLSCGYRLAQDDHIRVYGSTGQLYVPKPAWIHEMRPPGTSVIVLTPTGGEPEVIEIEATQGLFTREADHVAAHVADRQAPELTWAETLANMRTLDRWRSAVGYGG, from the coding sequence GTGACCAACCTGCGCTGGGGCCTGCTGGCCGCCGGGACCATCGCCGCCGAATTCGCGGCCGGCGTCGAGCAGAGCCGGCACGGCGTCCTCGGCGCTGTCGCCGCGCGCTCGGCCTCGCGGGCGCGCGAGTTCGCGACGCGCTTCGAGATCCCGAAGGCGTACGGCGGTTACGAAGACCTCCTCGCCGACCCGGACATCGACGCCGTGTACATCGCGACGCCGCACCCGATGCACGCCGAGTGGGCGATCCGCGCCGCCGAGGCCGGGAAGCACGTGCTGTGTGAGAAGCCGCTCACGGTCACCGCTCCCGAGGCCGAGAAGGTCATTGATGCCGCGCGCCGTAACGACGTCTTCCTCATGGAGGCGTTCATGTACCGGCTGCACCCGCAGACGCGGCGGCTGGCCGAACTGATCTCGTGCGGCGCGATCGGCGAAGTCCGGGCTGTCGACGTGACGTTCAGCTACGACTATGACGCCGAGCGCCTCGGCGATCCCGCGCTGGGCGGCGGCGGGATCCTCGACGTCGGCTGTTACTGCACGTCGCTGGCCCGGCTGGTCGCGCAGGCCGCGACCGGCGAGGCGGTGGTCGAACCCACCACCGTCACCGGCATGGCACGGCTTTCCGAACGCGGCGTCGACGAGTACGCGATGGGCCTGTTCCGGCTGCCCGGCGGCATCATCGCGCAGCTGTCCTGCGGGTACCGGCTCGCGCAGGACGACCACATCCGCGTTTACGGCAGCACCGGGCAGCTGTATGTGCCGAAACCCGCGTGGATCCACGAGATGCGCCCGCCGGGCACTTCGGTGATCGTGCTGACTCCCACCGGCGGCGAGCCCGAGGTGATCGAGATCGAAGCGACGCAAGGTTTGTTCACCCGCGAGGCCGACCACGTCGCCGCGCACGTGGCCGACCGGCAGGCGCCCGAGCTGACCTGGGCGGAAACCCTGGCGAACATGCGCACGCTCGACCGCTGGCGCTCGGCCGTCGGTTACGGCGGATGA
- a CDS encoding cobalt-precorrin-6A reductase, translating to MSVLVLGGTAEARALAAELHERDFRVVSSLAGRVARPRLPVGEVRVGGFGGVDGLAAWLREHEIEAVVDATHPFAERIGSNAFAAAEQTGVPLLRLERPGWQESEGDHWHWAGDLAEAAALLPGLGRRVFLTSGRQGLAAFASLNELWFLIRCVDPPEPPLPAHHEVLLDRGPYEVDSERALITEHGVDVLVTKDSGGAMTAAKLTAARELGLPVVVVRRPARPATTVAANVAEAVEWVLHR from the coding sequence ATGAGCGTCCTGGTTCTGGGCGGCACCGCGGAGGCACGCGCCCTCGCGGCCGAGTTGCACGAACGGGACTTTCGCGTCGTCTCGTCGTTGGCCGGTCGCGTCGCACGACCGCGGCTGCCGGTCGGCGAAGTGCGTGTCGGCGGCTTCGGCGGTGTCGACGGCCTCGCCGCGTGGCTGCGCGAGCACGAGATAGAGGCTGTTGTAGACGCGACGCACCCCTTCGCCGAACGCATCGGCTCCAACGCGTTCGCAGCGGCGGAGCAGACCGGCGTCCCGTTGCTGCGCCTCGAACGGCCCGGCTGGCAAGAGAGCGAAGGCGACCATTGGCACTGGGCCGGCGATCTGGCCGAGGCCGCCGCGCTACTGCCCGGCCTCGGCCGCCGGGTGTTCCTGACCAGCGGACGCCAGGGTCTGGCGGCGTTCGCGAGCCTGAACGAGCTGTGGTTCCTGATCCGCTGCGTCGACCCGCCGGAGCCGCCATTACCGGCGCACCACGAGGTGCTGCTGGACCGCGGACCGTACGAAGTGGACAGTGAGCGCGCGCTGATCACCGAGCACGGCGTGGACGTGCTCGTCACCAAGGACAGCGGCGGCGCGATGACCGCCGCGAAACTGACCGCCGCGCGTGAGCTGGGTCTGCCGGTGGTCGTCGTGCGCCGTCCGGCCCGGCCGGCCACCACCGTGGCGGCGAACGTCGCCGAAGCCGTCGAATGGGTGCTGCACCGATGA
- the bluB gene encoding 5,6-dimethylbenzimidazole synthase, with translation MIEEFYRVLHSRRDVRGEFTGEPIDDGVLTRVLEAAHAAPSVGLSQPWDFVLVRDLGTREAFAKHVREERDVFAASLDGERADTFSRIKIEGILESSLGIVVTYDAGRGAPAVLGRHAIADAGLYSACLAIQNLWLAATAEGLGVGWVSFYREPFLAELLGIPDGIRPVAWLCTGPVTALAEVPDLERHGWRRRTPLADAVHHERFTPRT, from the coding sequence ATGATCGAAGAGTTCTACCGCGTCCTGCACAGCCGCCGTGACGTCCGCGGCGAGTTCACCGGCGAGCCGATCGACGACGGCGTGCTCACGCGCGTGCTCGAAGCCGCGCACGCCGCGCCGAGCGTCGGGCTGAGCCAGCCGTGGGACTTCGTCCTGGTCCGCGATCTCGGCACCCGTGAAGCGTTCGCGAAGCACGTCCGCGAGGAGCGCGACGTCTTCGCCGCTTCGCTCGACGGCGAGCGCGCAGACACCTTCTCCCGCATCAAGATCGAAGGCATCCTCGAGTCCAGCCTCGGCATCGTGGTCACCTACGACGCCGGGCGGGGCGCGCCCGCGGTTCTCGGCCGGCACGCGATCGCCGACGCCGGGCTGTACTCCGCCTGCCTGGCGATCCAGAACCTGTGGCTGGCCGCGACGGCGGAGGGCCTCGGCGTCGGCTGGGTCAGCTTCTACCGCGAGCCGTTCCTGGCCGAGCTGCTCGGCATCCCGGACGGCATCCGGCCGGTGGCCTGGCTGTGCACCGGCCCGGTCACCGCACTGGCCGAGGTCCCGGACCTGGAACGACACGGCTGGCGCCGCCGCACCCCGCTCGCCGACGCGGTCCACCACGAACGCTTCACCCCGCGGACATGA
- a CDS encoding arabinosyltransferase domain-containing protein codes for MRPIAVALGLLSALCALAFPFLPVVQDTAEFSWPTGTDTRSLNAPLTGYWAQDLQAEVPCPAIHSLDARTNGPALLLATVPDGRTDPRAGKGVGLQLRVDNGVLLASSQGQQLVQQPLPQDGCTVKLSSDASQMTLSVAGTTVFHTTGDVRPRVVGIYSSINSARDPIAGLHVTVVPDTRYQTSPTPLKLGVGILALLAFIGCLIVVWRMDSGFARRAPRWAPVGWWRLTGRDATVILALGAWVFIGPVTSDDGYILTMARVTEQTGFLTNYHRWFGVAEAPFGWFYHVYELMAHVSVVPPWIRLPSYLLGVISWLLISREVMPRLGTQVRGSRAAGWAAAAVFLVWWMPYNNGVRPEPVAALGSLLAICAVERALVTRRLLPLCLGLTAAAFTLAATPTGLIAVAPFLVAARPLFKLVRQRATNGWLPILAPIAASGLLVLVVVFADQTFATVQEATRIRTAVGPNLSWFQELVRYQLLFENLPDGSAPRRFPVLLVLLCTGTCLVVLLRRGRIPGAALGPSRRLIGTVALFFLLLALTPTKWTHHFGAFAAVGAAMAALTALATSSTVLRSNRNRAAFLAGLLVVGALAATGPNTYWFVSRLGVPWTNVAPSLGGISLSTILLVAAAVAGIYAFVENIRANRPGAAAASQEGRSRSLRLGSLSLVVVCGLAAVGEFYTMAMAIHTQSGSYSLGAANFGHLFGKSCNLSDHVMVERDPAKSILHAQAEQRTVPVKPEETSPLPNPDLDNGRVQTGFHTRPTDDKDPLAEPPHGFTPAQVPMWSSYLDTQTRAGRLRSDWYALTEKPADGQIVVATAGQARRPTSVSLDYGVNTAAGVKILRSQFVLPPGAGTGGWGDTRINLRDLPPETNAVRINIVDNDLTEDGWIAASAPRVPTFTTLTDKLAGKSVYIDWPASFVYPCANPVTSHDGVSQVPDYRITAGSLADEADWASSTNGGPNGWLEELADEPEVPSYLLGQPSQSWGQLLQVEPFTEGIAPTIHRSSKTVWGWWSPGPGPKQPNGKDPTR; via the coding sequence ATGCGTCCGATTGCCGTAGCGCTGGGGTTGCTTTCGGCTCTTTGCGCCCTGGCTTTCCCCTTCCTGCCGGTCGTGCAGGACACCGCGGAGTTCTCGTGGCCCACCGGCACCGACACCCGTTCCCTCAACGCGCCCTTGACCGGTTACTGGGCCCAGGACCTGCAAGCGGAAGTGCCGTGCCCGGCCATCCACTCCCTGGACGCGCGCACGAACGGCCCGGCGCTGCTGCTCGCGACCGTCCCGGACGGCCGCACCGACCCGCGCGCGGGCAAGGGTGTCGGCCTCCAGCTGCGCGTCGACAACGGTGTCCTTCTCGCCTCCAGCCAGGGTCAGCAGCTGGTGCAGCAACCGCTGCCGCAGGACGGCTGCACGGTGAAGCTCAGCTCGGACGCTTCGCAGATGACGCTCTCGGTCGCCGGGACCACGGTGTTCCACACGACCGGCGACGTCCGCCCGCGGGTGGTCGGCATCTACTCCTCGATCAACTCCGCGCGCGACCCGATCGCGGGCCTGCACGTGACGGTCGTGCCGGACACGCGCTACCAGACCTCGCCGACGCCGCTGAAGCTCGGCGTCGGGATCCTCGCGCTGCTGGCGTTCATCGGCTGCCTGATCGTGGTGTGGCGGATGGACTCCGGCTTCGCGCGGCGCGCGCCCCGCTGGGCGCCGGTCGGCTGGTGGCGGCTGACCGGGCGCGACGCGACGGTGATCCTCGCGCTCGGCGCGTGGGTCTTCATCGGGCCGGTGACCTCGGACGACGGCTACATCCTGACCATGGCCAGAGTCACCGAGCAGACCGGTTTCCTGACCAACTACCACCGCTGGTTCGGCGTCGCGGAGGCGCCGTTCGGCTGGTTCTACCACGTGTACGAGCTGATGGCGCACGTCAGCGTGGTACCGCCGTGGATCCGGCTGCCGTCCTACCTGCTCGGCGTGATCAGCTGGCTGCTGATCAGCCGTGAGGTGATGCCGCGGCTGGGCACGCAGGTGCGCGGCAGCCGCGCGGCGGGCTGGGCCGCGGCGGCGGTGTTCCTGGTCTGGTGGATGCCGTACAACAACGGCGTCCGGCCGGAACCGGTGGCAGCACTGGGTTCCCTGCTCGCGATCTGCGCGGTGGAGCGCGCGCTGGTCACCCGCCGACTGCTGCCGTTGTGCCTCGGCCTGACCGCCGCCGCGTTCACCCTGGCCGCGACGCCGACCGGGCTGATCGCCGTGGCCCCGTTCCTGGTCGCCGCGCGCCCGTTGTTCAAGCTGGTCCGCCAGCGCGCGACGAACGGCTGGCTGCCGATCCTCGCGCCGATCGCGGCCTCGGGCCTTCTGGTGCTGGTGGTGGTGTTCGCCGACCAGACGTTCGCCACCGTGCAGGAGGCCACGCGCATCCGCACCGCGGTGGGCCCGAACCTGTCGTGGTTCCAGGAGCTGGTGCGTTACCAGCTGCTGTTCGAAAACCTGCCGGACGGCTCCGCGCCGCGCCGCTTCCCGGTGCTGCTGGTGTTGCTGTGCACCGGAACCTGCCTGGTCGTGCTGCTGCGCCGCGGCCGCATCCCGGGAGCCGCGCTCGGCCCGAGCCGCCGGCTGATCGGCACCGTCGCGTTGTTCTTCCTGCTGCTCGCGCTGACGCCGACGAAGTGGACGCACCACTTCGGCGCGTTCGCCGCGGTGGGCGCCGCTATGGCCGCGTTGACCGCGCTGGCCACGAGTTCGACGGTCTTGCGCTCGAACCGCAACCGCGCGGCGTTCCTGGCCGGGCTGCTGGTGGTCGGCGCGCTCGCCGCGACCGGGCCGAACACGTACTGGTTCGTCTCGCGCCTCGGCGTGCCGTGGACCAACGTGGCGCCCTCGCTCGGCGGCATTTCGCTGTCCACCATCCTGCTGGTGGCGGCCGCGGTCGCCGGGATTTACGCGTTCGTGGAGAACATCCGCGCGAACCGGCCGGGCGCGGCCGCCGCGTCGCAGGAGGGCCGCAGCCGTTCCCTGCGGCTGGGCTCGCTGTCGCTGGTGGTGGTGTGCGGGCTGGCGGCCGTCGGCGAGTTCTACACGATGGCGATGGCGATCCACACCCAGTCCGGCAGCTACAGCCTGGGCGCGGCGAACTTCGGCCACCTGTTCGGCAAGAGCTGCAACCTCTCCGATCACGTGATGGTGGAGCGCGACCCGGCGAAGAGCATCCTGCACGCGCAGGCCGAGCAACGCACCGTGCCGGTGAAGCCGGAGGAAACCTCGCCGCTGCCCAACCCGGACCTCGACAACGGCCGCGTGCAGACCGGTTTCCACACCCGCCCGACCGACGACAAGGACCCGCTCGCCGAGCCGCCGCACGGCTTCACGCCCGCGCAGGTGCCGATGTGGAGCAGCTACCTCGACACGCAGACGCGCGCGGGCCGGCTGCGCAGCGACTGGTACGCGCTCACGGAAAAGCCCGCGGACGGTCAGATCGTCGTCGCCACCGCGGGCCAGGCGCGCCGTCCGACGTCGGTCAGCCTCGACTACGGCGTGAACACCGCGGCCGGGGTGAAGATCCTGCGCAGCCAGTTCGTGCTGCCGCCCGGCGCGGGCACCGGCGGCTGGGGCGACACCCGGATCAACCTGCGCGACCTGCCGCCGGAGACGAACGCGGTGCGGATCAACATCGTCGACAACGACCTGACCGAGGACGGCTGGATCGCCGCGTCCGCCCCGCGCGTGCCGACGTTCACCACGCTCACCGACAAGCTCGCGGGCAAGTCCGTGTATATCGACTGGCCCGCGTCGTTCGTCTACCCGTGCGCGAACCCGGTCACCTCGCACGACGGCGTCTCGCAGGTCCCGGACTACCGCATCACCGCGGGCAGCCTGGCCGACGAGGCCGACTGGGCGTCCAGCACCAACGGCGGCCCGAACGGCTGGCTGGAAGAGCTGGCCGACGAGCCGGAGGTGCCCAGCTACCTGCTCGGCCAGCCCAGCCAGTCGTGGGGCCAGCTGCTGCAGGTGGAGCCCTTCACCGAGGGCATCGCGCCGACCATCCACCGGAGCAGCAAAACCGTCTGGGGCTGGTGGTCGCCCGGGCCGGGTCCCAAGCAGCCCAACGGAAAGGACCCGACCCGCTGA